A window of the Virgibacillus pantothenticus genome harbors these coding sequences:
- the tilS gene encoding tRNA lysidine(34) synthetase TilS encodes MESKVRQFIQRHHLFTKGATIVIGVSGGPDSMALLHCLYAMKEDWDLRIIALTVDHQLRGEESLADLTYVKQICQQWQIEFIGTSVNVPAWKQENKQGTQMAARTLRYAVFQEQMEKLEADYLALGHHGDDQIETMVMRLIRAADSQSFKGIPVKRAFAGGTIVRPLLCVTKDEIWNYCQANHISPRLDPSNEETVYMRNYVRHHILPLLKEKNNSLHTTVQHLSETITDDQTYLLAEAKKMVASVVCFEPEKRQLSFEIRTFKTYAFALQRRAYHLILNYLYVDVPNDLSYVHEEQFFAFIHRQMGNAQIDFPEGLKVEKSYDQIRCYFHDDLNGSSSFHKFVVIPGKTILPDGSVMHAEFVDTLYEQTKYSLSFSADQVALPLHIRTRKNGDKMRVAGLNGRKKVKDIFIDAKVPRHKRATWPIVTDNDGEILWLVGLRKAALARPRMNTSQIQLYFEKGNK; translated from the coding sequence ATGGAATCAAAAGTGCGACAGTTTATACAGAGACACCATTTATTTACCAAGGGTGCGACGATTGTAATCGGTGTTTCAGGGGGGCCTGACTCCATGGCGTTGTTGCATTGCTTGTATGCCATGAAGGAAGATTGGGATTTGCGAATTATTGCATTAACCGTCGATCATCAGCTTCGAGGCGAAGAGTCATTAGCTGATCTGACCTATGTCAAACAAATCTGTCAGCAATGGCAAATTGAGTTTATCGGTACATCTGTTAATGTACCTGCATGGAAGCAAGAAAACAAACAAGGTACTCAAATGGCTGCTAGAACGTTACGTTATGCTGTATTTCAAGAACAAATGGAGAAATTAGAGGCGGATTATTTAGCTTTGGGACATCATGGTGACGATCAAATTGAAACAATGGTGATGCGTCTGATTCGCGCTGCAGATTCACAAAGTTTTAAAGGGATACCTGTAAAACGAGCATTTGCTGGTGGAACCATTGTACGTCCCTTGCTTTGTGTAACGAAAGATGAAATATGGAACTACTGCCAAGCAAACCATATTTCACCACGTCTGGATCCTTCAAATGAAGAAACCGTGTATATGCGCAATTATGTAAGGCACCATATTTTACCTCTGCTAAAAGAAAAAAACAACAGTTTACATACAACGGTGCAGCATCTGAGTGAGACAATAACCGATGATCAGACTTATTTATTAGCAGAAGCAAAAAAAATGGTAGCCTCTGTTGTCTGTTTTGAGCCAGAAAAGCGGCAATTATCGTTTGAAATCCGTACCTTTAAAACGTATGCATTTGCTTTACAAAGGCGTGCCTATCATCTAATATTAAACTATCTGTATGTGGATGTACCAAACGATTTATCCTATGTTCATGAAGAACAATTTTTTGCATTTATTCATCGCCAAATGGGCAATGCACAAATTGATTTCCCCGAAGGCCTAAAAGTAGAGAAATCCTACGACCAAATAAGGTGTTACTTCCATGATGACCTTAATGGCTCATCGTCATTTCATAAGTTTGTGGTCATTCCAGGAAAAACAATTTTACCTGATGGTTCAGTCATGCATGCTGAATTTGTAGACACATTATATGAACAAACGAAGTATAGCCTTAGCTTTAGTGCTGATCAGGTAGCACTTCCATTACATATACGAACCCGAAAAAACGGAGATAAGATGCGTGTTGCAGGGTTAAACGGAAGGAAGAAGGTAAAGGATATTTTTATTGATGCTAAAGTGCCTCGTCATAAACGAGCAACTTGGCCAATTGTAACAGATAATGACGGGGAGATTCTTTGGTTAGTTGGGTTGCGAAAAGCAGCGCTTGCAAGACCCCGGATGAATACCTCACAAATACAACTATATTTTGAAAAAGGCAACAAGTAG
- the hpt gene encoding hypoxanthine phosphoribosyltransferase — protein sequence MHNDIKEVLISQEEIANKCKELGEQLTREYDGKFPLAIGVLKGAMPFMSDILRYTETYLEMDFMDVSSYGKGMRSSGEVKIVKDLDTKVEGRDLLIIEDIIDSGLTLRYLVDLFKYRKANSVKIVTLLDKPAGRTADIKADLIGFEVPNEFVVGYGLDYQEKYRNLPYIGVLKPEVYGGE from the coding sequence ATGCATAACGATATTAAAGAAGTGTTAATATCACAGGAGGAAATTGCAAATAAATGCAAAGAGCTAGGTGAACAATTGACCAGAGAGTACGATGGGAAATTTCCGCTGGCTATTGGGGTTTTAAAAGGTGCTATGCCATTTATGTCCGATATATTGCGCTATACCGAGACGTATTTAGAGATGGATTTTATGGACGTCTCTAGTTATGGCAAAGGGATGCGTTCTTCTGGAGAGGTAAAAATTGTCAAAGACCTTGATACAAAAGTGGAAGGCCGCGATTTGCTTATCATTGAGGATATTATCGATAGCGGTTTAACTTTACGTTATTTGGTAGATCTGTTTAAATATCGCAAGGCCAATTCTGTTAAAATTGTAACATTACTCGACAAGCCAGCTGGTAGAACAGCGGATATAAAAGCGGATCTCATTGGTTTTGAAGTACCAAACGAGTTTGTTGTAGGTTATGGTTTAGATTATCAAGAGAAATATAGAAACTTGCCTTATATTGGTGTGTTGAAGCCAGAAGTATATGGAGGGGAGTAA
- the ftsH gene encoding ATP-dependent zinc metalloprotease FtsH: MSRIFRNAIFWILIVLVIISVISVFSGQNEEAKEYNVKQFMDALNNGEIKEMTMQPANGIIRYKGVLNDDEKPFVAQVPDNTDIVSSITEQANEQSVLHVEEEEQPSMWVTLLTTMIPFLIIGLFFLFILSQAQGGGGGGRVMNFGKSKAKMYSEDKKKVRFKDVAGADEEKQELVEVVEFLKDPRKFAALGARIPKGVLLVGPPGTGKTLLARAVAGEAGTPFFSISGSDFVEMFVGVGASRVRDLFENAKKNAPCIIFIDEIDAVGRQRGAGLGGGHDEREQTLNQLLVEMDGFGANEGIIIIAATNRADILDPALLRPGRFDRQIMVDRPDVKGRQEVLKVHARNKPLAEDVDLKTIAMRTPGFSGADLENLLNEAALVAARRDSSKIDMIDVDEAIDRVIAGPAKKSRVISKKERNIVAHHESGHTVIGMVLDDADMVHKVTIVPRGQAGGYAVMLPREDRYFMTKPELFDKITGLLGGRVAEEIMFGEVSTGAHNDFQRATAIARKMITEYGMSDRIGPLQFTSGGGQVFLGRDLSNEQQYSDAIAYEIDQEMQNFINHCYDRAKAILTEHKDKLELIAQTLLEVETLDAKQIQSLFEKGVLPEPEEGDVKVNIQSKDETPETYEEAKEKATTKDQEKPDDQITTDNKPYSTNGSTTEPTQLSSKEDITTDNKPSSEDEDK, from the coding sequence ATGAGCCGGATATTTCGGAATGCAATCTTCTGGATACTGATCGTCCTTGTAATTATTTCGGTTATTTCAGTATTCAGTGGGCAAAATGAAGAAGCGAAAGAATATAATGTAAAGCAATTTATGGATGCTTTAAATAATGGTGAGATTAAGGAAATGACCATGCAACCAGCTAACGGTATTATTCGTTATAAAGGTGTTTTAAATGATGACGAAAAGCCGTTCGTTGCACAGGTTCCAGATAATACAGATATTGTTTCTTCGATTACGGAGCAAGCAAATGAACAAAGTGTGCTTCATGTGGAAGAAGAAGAACAGCCTAGTATGTGGGTAACTCTGTTAACGACAATGATTCCATTTTTAATCATTGGACTTTTCTTCTTGTTTATACTTAGTCAGGCTCAAGGTGGCGGCGGTGGAGGCCGTGTGATGAACTTTGGGAAGAGTAAGGCGAAGATGTATAGTGAGGATAAAAAGAAAGTTCGTTTTAAAGATGTAGCGGGTGCAGACGAAGAAAAACAAGAATTGGTAGAAGTAGTAGAATTTCTAAAAGACCCAAGGAAGTTTGCTGCTCTTGGTGCTAGAATTCCAAAAGGGGTACTTCTTGTTGGACCTCCAGGAACAGGTAAAACATTACTAGCACGTGCTGTAGCAGGAGAAGCTGGTACTCCCTTTTTCTCCATCAGTGGATCTGACTTCGTAGAAATGTTTGTAGGTGTCGGTGCATCCCGTGTACGTGACTTATTTGAAAATGCAAAAAAGAATGCACCTTGTATTATTTTTATCGATGAGATAGATGCGGTTGGTAGACAACGTGGCGCAGGTCTTGGAGGCGGTCATGATGAGCGCGAGCAAACCTTGAACCAATTGCTTGTGGAAATGGATGGTTTTGGTGCTAATGAAGGTATTATTATCATCGCAGCAACGAACCGAGCAGATATTTTAGATCCCGCTTTATTGCGTCCAGGACGTTTTGACCGACAAATTATGGTAGACCGTCCAGATGTAAAAGGGCGTCAAGAAGTATTAAAAGTACACGCCAGAAACAAACCATTAGCTGAAGATGTTGATTTAAAAACGATTGCTATGCGTACTCCTGGGTTTTCAGGTGCTGATTTGGAAAACTTACTAAATGAAGCAGCATTAGTAGCAGCTAGACGTGATAGTAGCAAGATCGATATGATTGATGTAGATGAAGCGATAGACCGGGTTATTGCAGGTCCCGCTAAGAAGAGCAGGGTAATCTCTAAGAAAGAACGAAATATTGTAGCACATCACGAAAGTGGTCATACAGTTATCGGGATGGTTTTAGATGATGCCGATATGGTTCATAAAGTTACAATCGTACCTCGAGGTCAAGCAGGTGGATATGCCGTTATGCTTCCAAGAGAAGACCGTTACTTTATGACGAAACCGGAATTGTTTGATAAGATAACCGGCCTTCTAGGTGGTCGTGTAGCGGAAGAGATTATGTTTGGTGAAGTAAGTACGGGAGCTCATAATGACTTCCAACGTGCAACAGCTATTGCCCGTAAAATGATTACCGAGTATGGTATGAGTGATCGAATTGGTCCATTACAGTTCACTTCTGGTGGAGGTCAAGTATTTTTAGGGCGAGATCTTAGCAATGAACAACAGTATAGTGATGCAATTGCATATGAGATTGATCAGGAAATGCAGAACTTTATTAACCACTGTTACGATCGTGCTAAAGCAATTCTTACTGAACACAAAGATAAGCTTGAATTAATTGCCCAGACCTTACTTGAAGTAGAGACACTAGATGCGAAACAGATTCAATCGCTGTTTGAAAAGGGTGTCCTTCCTGAACCAGAAGAAGGTGATGTAAAGGTCAATATCCAATCAAAGGATGAGACTCCGGAGACGTATGAAGAGGCAAAAGAAAAAGCTACGACGAAAGATCAAGAAAAGCCAGATGATCAAATTACAACTGATAATAAGCCTTATTCTACAAATGGTTCAACGACGGAACCAACACAACTTTCATCTAAAGAGGATATAACAACAGATAATAAACCTTCATCAGAGGATGAAGACAAATAA
- a CDS encoding type III pantothenate kinase: MLLVLDVGNTNTVLGVFDGKELKHQWRIKTDRHKTEDEYGILIKSLFDYQEIAFSSITGVIISSVVPPIMYALEKMCTDYFQLEPMIIGKESVHNFLQMQYPNPEEIGADRIVNAVGAIEEYGAPLIIIDFGTATTYCYINERKEYYGGVITPGINVAMEALYNRASKLPKIEIQVPAHVIGSSTVEAMQSGALYGYVGQIEGIVRRMEKEMNANATVIATGGLAPLIADESEVIHYVDPYLTLKGLRIIYDKNKHRYNPNNV; this comes from the coding sequence ATGTTACTTGTGCTAGATGTTGGGAATACAAACACAGTGCTAGGGGTCTTTGACGGGAAAGAACTAAAGCACCAATGGCGAATTAAAACGGATCGCCATAAAACAGAAGATGAATATGGAATATTAATTAAATCTTTGTTTGATTATCAAGAGATAGCTTTTTCATCTATTACAGGGGTGATTATTTCTTCCGTAGTACCTCCAATTATGTATGCGTTAGAAAAGATGTGTACGGACTATTTTCAATTGGAACCAATGATTATTGGAAAAGAATCTGTTCACAACTTCTTACAAATGCAATATCCGAATCCAGAAGAAATTGGTGCAGATCGGATTGTTAATGCGGTAGGAGCAATTGAAGAATATGGAGCACCACTGATTATTATTGATTTTGGTACAGCAACAACCTACTGTTATATTAACGAACGAAAAGAATACTATGGTGGAGTTATTACCCCAGGAATAAATGTGGCAATGGAGGCTTTATATAATAGAGCTTCGAAATTGCCAAAAATCGAAATACAAGTTCCTGCTCATGTTATTGGTTCTTCTACCGTAGAAGCTATGCAATCTGGTGCGCTTTATGGATATGTTGGTCAAATTGAAGGCATTGTTCGCCGTATGGAAAAAGAGATGAATGCTAATGCAACAGTTATTGCTACAGGAGGATTAGCGCCTTTGATAGCTGATGAATCAGAGGTGATTCATTATGTAGATCCTTATTTAACTTTAAAAGGGCTGCGGATTATCTATGATAAGAATAAGCACAGGTATAATCCTAACAACGTATAG
- the hslO gene encoding Hsp33 family molecular chaperone HslO yields the protein MKDFIIKATAYNGMVRAYAATSTNTVEEARRRHDTWATASAALGRTLTITGMMGAMLKGDDTITTKIMGNGPMGAIIADANANGHVRGYVTNPHVDFELNSKGKLDVARAVGTEGTISVIKDLGLKDYFTGEVPIISGEISEDFTYYFANSEQAPSAVGAGVLVNSDHSILAAGGFIVQLMPGASEEVIQQLEEQIQAFPPISTLIREGNTPEQILQRLFNDQEVKIHETVPMEFRCKCSKERLERAIQGLGEKEIQSMIEEDHGAEASCHFCNEIYQFTEEELRILKQNLSES from the coding sequence ATGAAAGACTTTATTATAAAAGCAACAGCCTATAACGGCATGGTGCGTGCGTATGCTGCTACTTCCACCAATACAGTTGAGGAAGCGCGTCGCCGTCACGATACATGGGCAACAGCCTCAGCTGCTTTAGGGAGAACACTAACCATTACTGGTATGATGGGAGCCATGCTAAAAGGAGATGATACCATTACGACAAAGATAATGGGGAATGGCCCTATGGGTGCAATCATTGCTGATGCGAATGCGAACGGTCATGTTCGGGGGTATGTCACCAATCCACATGTGGATTTTGAACTTAATTCAAAGGGAAAGCTAGATGTCGCGAGAGCAGTTGGAACAGAAGGTACAATTAGCGTCATTAAAGATCTAGGATTAAAAGATTATTTTACCGGAGAAGTTCCGATTATTTCCGGGGAAATTAGTGAAGATTTCACCTATTATTTTGCAAATTCCGAGCAAGCTCCTTCAGCTGTTGGAGCGGGTGTTTTAGTTAATTCAGATCATAGTATTTTAGCTGCTGGAGGGTTTATTGTCCAGCTCATGCCTGGAGCAAGTGAAGAAGTTATTCAACAACTAGAAGAGCAAATTCAAGCTTTTCCTCCTATATCTACGTTAATTCGAGAAGGAAATACGCCAGAGCAAATTTTACAGCGGCTTTTTAACGATCAAGAGGTGAAAATACATGAAACGGTACCGATGGAGTTTCGTTGTAAATGTTCTAAGGAACGGTTAGAACGAGCGATTCAAGGGCTTGGAGAAAAAGAAATCCAAAGTATGATTGAAGAAGATCACGGAGCAGAAGCAAGCTGTCATTTTTGTAACGAGATTTATCAGTTTACCGAAGAAGAGCTGCGTATATTAAAGCAAAACCTTAGTGAGTCTTAA
- a CDS encoding peptidylprolyl isomerase: MLLVTNIATLLVWNQGGQVDVGTGEHKKYKLNEAAATVNGEEISFQMWQEALRNTYGEEQLKSMIDQKLVKQLADEKDISISDKVVEREISMLLAMQGIISKPEYEHLEAEWENDIRYRYQLEMLLTEDVSVSDEKIKEHYDTYGEQYNFTSSMQISHILVKDSETAEKVYHELDDGASFNLLAQEYSMDKETKDEGGYLGYISTESQYFPKDYENIAADMVEFSYSQPFEVDEGVAIIYLHRKLPSITFTYEEMKPYIKSELALHQKNQTLEADPLWKNQDIEWIYSSTDP, translated from the coding sequence ATTCTTCTTGTAACAAATATTGCAACTTTATTAGTATGGAATCAAGGCGGACAAGTTGATGTAGGAACAGGTGAACATAAGAAGTATAAACTGAATGAAGCCGCAGCCACGGTTAATGGAGAAGAAATCAGTTTTCAGATGTGGCAAGAGGCTTTACGAAATACATATGGGGAAGAACAGTTAAAATCGATGATCGATCAAAAGCTTGTGAAGCAATTAGCAGATGAGAAAGATATTTCTATAAGTGATAAAGTTGTTGAAAGAGAAATATCAATGTTGCTTGCTATGCAAGGTATTATTTCAAAGCCCGAATATGAACATCTGGAAGCTGAATGGGAGAATGATATTCGATATCGTTACCAATTGGAAATGCTGTTAACAGAAGATGTATCCGTATCGGATGAAAAAATAAAAGAGCATTATGATACATATGGGGAACAATATAATTTTACATCATCTATGCAAATATCTCATATTTTAGTGAAAGATTCAGAAACGGCTGAGAAAGTTTACCATGAGCTAGACGATGGCGCGTCATTTAATTTGTTAGCTCAAGAGTATTCCATGGATAAAGAAACAAAAGACGAGGGAGGATATTTAGGGTATATTTCTACCGAGAGCCAATATTTCCCAAAGGACTATGAAAATATCGCTGCTGACATGGTTGAATTCTCGTATAGTCAACCATTTGAGGTAGATGAAGGTGTAGCAATTATTTATCTTCATCGAAAACTGCCTTCTATTACCTTTACGTATGAAGAGATGAAACCGTATATAAAAAGTGAATTAGCTTTACATCAGAAAAACCAGACTTTAGAAGCAGATCCACTTTGGAAAAATCAAGATATAGAATGGATATATTCTTCAACCGATCCATAG
- the cysK gene encoding cysteine synthase A produces MKVAQSIAELIGETPIVKLKGITDNESADIYVKLEFMNPGSSVKDRIALAMVAAAERDGLLKSGDTIIEPTSGNTGIGLAMVAAAKDYKAVLVMPDTMSQERRNLLRAYGAELVLTPGAEGMKGAIQKAEELQKEHGYFMPQQFNNVANPEVHAKTTGKEIIAQMGDGGLDAFIAGIGTGGTITGAGKVLKEHFDNLQVYAVEPAASAVLSGEKPGPHKIQGIGAGFVPRILDTTIYDDIYQIENDEAYEVAREVATKNGILGGVSAGAAVAAAKKVAKKLGKGKKVLAIFPDNGERYLSTPLYQFGDQE; encoded by the coding sequence ATGAAAGTTGCTCAAAGTATAGCAGAACTTATTGGAGAGACTCCGATTGTAAAATTAAAAGGAATTACGGATAATGAAAGCGCAGATATTTATGTAAAGCTCGAATTTATGAATCCAGGTAGTTCCGTAAAGGATAGAATTGCTTTAGCGATGGTCGCTGCTGCGGAAAGAGATGGACTATTAAAATCAGGGGATACCATTATTGAGCCAACGAGCGGTAATACAGGGATAGGCTTAGCGATGGTCGCTGCTGCAAAGGATTATAAAGCAGTGTTAGTTATGCCTGACACAATGAGTCAAGAACGCCGTAACCTTTTACGTGCTTATGGAGCGGAGCTTGTTCTCACTCCAGGTGCTGAAGGAATGAAGGGTGCGATTCAAAAAGCAGAAGAACTGCAAAAAGAGCATGGTTATTTTATGCCACAGCAATTTAATAATGTTGCAAACCCCGAAGTTCATGCCAAAACGACAGGAAAAGAAATCATTGCACAAATGGGTGACGGCGGGTTGGACGCATTTATTGCTGGTATCGGTACAGGTGGTACGATTACGGGAGCTGGTAAAGTCTTAAAGGAGCATTTCGATAACCTGCAAGTATATGCTGTAGAACCTGCAGCTTCAGCAGTTCTTTCTGGAGAGAAGCCTGGACCACATAAAATTCAAGGCATAGGCGCAGGGTTCGTACCACGTATTTTAGATACAACTATTTACGATGACATTTACCAGATTGAAAATGATGAGGCATATGAAGTCGCAAGAGAAGTGGCTACTAAAAACGGCATTCTTGGAGGAGTGTCTGCTGGTGCAGCTGTTGCGGCTGCTAAGAAAGTAGCAAAGAAACTTGGTAAAGGTAAGAAAGTATTGGCTATTTTCCCTGATAACGGGGAGCGCTACTTGTCGACACCTCTTTATCAATTTGGGGATCAGGAGTAG
- the folP gene encoding dihydropteroate synthase, whose amino-acid sequence MRLKTKKQTYDLTNRTHIMGILNVTPDSFSDGGNYNTLEKAIEQAVKLEKEGADILDIGGESTRPNHEPVSQTEEIARVVPIIQEVKKHISIPISIDTYKAETAKAAIEAGADIINDVWGAKREPEIVQVAKAYDVPIILMHNRTNTNYQDLIIDMIADLEESIAIALKAGVPNEQIIIDPGIGFAKTAEHNLLVMNQLERFSKLGYPLLLGTSRKRFIGHILDEPAENRDIGTGATTCMGIMKGAQMVRVHDVKTNWQLAKMMDAMLRVERGE is encoded by the coding sequence ATGCGATTAAAAACGAAAAAGCAAACTTATGATTTAACCAATCGCACACATATTATGGGGATATTAAATGTCACACCTGATTCTTTTTCTGATGGTGGCAATTATAATACGCTTGAAAAAGCCATTGAACAAGCAGTGAAGCTAGAAAAAGAAGGTGCTGATATACTTGATATTGGTGGTGAATCTACACGCCCTAACCATGAGCCGGTTTCCCAAACAGAGGAAATCGCCCGCGTGGTCCCCATTATTCAAGAAGTTAAGAAGCATATAAGCATTCCGATATCTATCGATACATATAAAGCAGAAACAGCTAAAGCGGCTATAGAGGCTGGTGCTGACATCATTAACGATGTTTGGGGAGCAAAGCGAGAGCCAGAAATTGTCCAAGTTGCAAAAGCGTATGACGTACCGATTATTTTGATGCATAATCGAACCAATACTAATTATCAAGATTTAATTATAGATATGATCGCTGATCTAGAAGAAAGTATAGCGATAGCGCTAAAGGCTGGAGTTCCTAATGAACAAATTATCATTGATCCTGGTATCGGTTTTGCTAAGACAGCTGAACATAATTTACTCGTCATGAATCAGTTAGAGCGTTTTTCTAAGCTAGGCTATCCACTGCTTTTAGGAACTTCCAGAAAACGATTTATTGGACATATTTTGGATGAGCCAGCAGAAAATCGTGATATAGGAACAGGCGCAACTACTTGCATGGGCATTATGAAGGGTGCTCAAATGGTACGTGTACATGATGTGAAAACGAACTGGCAGCTTGCTAAAATGATGGACGCAATGCTTCGAGTAGAAAGAGGGGAGTAA
- the folB gene encoding dihydroneopterin aldolase: MDKIHLQQLQFYGFHGLLPEENKLGQRFQVDATLYLDLSKAGKSDDMNDSIHYGEAYEYIKEIVEGEAKKLIEAVAEMIAEKLLASFDLLQACEIKLIKPDPPIPGQYHSVAVEIYREKRK; the protein is encoded by the coding sequence TTGGATAAAATACATTTACAACAATTGCAGTTCTATGGTTTTCATGGGTTACTTCCAGAAGAAAATAAATTGGGTCAACGCTTCCAAGTGGATGCTACATTGTATCTTGACTTAAGTAAGGCTGGAAAAAGTGATGATATGAATGATTCCATTCACTACGGTGAAGCCTATGAGTATATAAAAGAGATTGTCGAAGGAGAAGCAAAAAAATTAATCGAGGCTGTTGCGGAAATGATTGCGGAAAAGTTATTGGCTTCTTTCGACTTGCTTCAGGCATGTGAAATTAAGCTAATTAAGCCAGATCCACCAATTCCAGGTCAATATCATTCGGTTGCCGTAGAGATATATAGGGAGAAGCGAAAATGA
- the folK gene encoding 2-amino-4-hydroxy-6-hydroxymethyldihydropteridine diphosphokinase, with amino-acid sequence MNQVYIALGTNIEPREKFLEEGLHRLQDHEEINVMKTSSIYQTAPVGYTKQADFLNMVIEVETTCSPLELLDYCQQIESELGRKRTIRFGPRTLDLDILLYNQENIEMERLTIPHPRMHERAFVLVPLNEIAPHVILPLPDGEKDVTGAVKKLPGKDLKDVEIWTKKESEDG; translated from the coding sequence ATGAATCAGGTATATATAGCATTAGGAACAAACATTGAGCCAAGGGAAAAGTTTTTAGAAGAAGGTTTACATCGACTACAGGATCATGAAGAGATAAACGTGATGAAAACATCATCCATTTACCAAACAGCTCCTGTAGGATATACAAAGCAAGCTGATTTTTTGAATATGGTGATTGAAGTAGAGACAACTTGTTCACCATTGGAACTTTTAGACTACTGTCAACAAATAGAAAGTGAATTAGGGAGAAAACGAACGATTCGATTCGGACCGCGTACATTAGACCTTGACATTTTATTATATAATCAAGAAAATATAGAAATGGAACGTTTAACGATTCCGCATCCTCGCATGCACGAGCGTGCATTTGTGCTTGTTCCATTAAACGAAATTGCACCGCATGTAATATTACCTTTACCAGATGGAGAAAAGGACGTAACTGGGGCTGTGAAGAAACTTCCAGGAAAAGACTTAAAGGATGTAGAGATATGGACCAAAAAAGAATCGGAAGACGGTTAA
- a CDS encoding helix-turn-helix domain-containing protein, giving the protein MDQKRIGRRLKAFRKLKGYTQAEFAKELDIPLSVIGGIERGVKPISDELIDIVVHTLNISKDELMLHYEDNQDR; this is encoded by the coding sequence ATGGACCAAAAAAGAATCGGAAGACGGTTAAAAGCTTTTCGTAAATTAAAGGGATACACCCAGGCGGAATTTGCAAAAGAGCTGGACATTCCGCTATCTGTTATTGGTGGAATAGAGCGAGGCGTTAAGCCGATTTCTGATGAACTTATAGATATAGTAGTGCATACACTTAATATTTCAAAAGATGAGCTAATGCTCCATTATGAAGATAATCAAGATAGGTAA